In one window of Tripterygium wilfordii isolate XIE 37 chromosome 1, ASM1340144v1, whole genome shotgun sequence DNA:
- the LOC119991635 gene encoding glucan endo-1,3-beta-glucosidase 13-like isoform X1, with protein MRKSTVVLLCLFLLECYLVAARGEVLQVKADAAIPVTALSPPEGNTSFLDGTTWCVALAGVSQIDLQNALDWACGLGIADCNPIQKGGPCYDPDTLVSHASYAFNNYYQQNGNSDIACNFGGTATLVKNDPSYGKCLYSSSGSVASSGPRISIYERSIIWWKFAAILLLLYWRSL; from the exons ATGAGAAAGAGCACAGTTGTTTTGTTGTGCCTATTTTTGCTGGAATGCTATCTGG TTGCAGCAAGGGGAGAAGTGTTGCAAGTGAAGGCAGATGCAGCAATTCCAGTAACGGCACTATCACCTCCGGAAGGGAACACTAGTTTCTTGGATGGCACAACATGGTGTGTGGCACTAGCAGGTGTCTCTCAAATTGATTTGCAGAATGCATTAGACTGGGCTTGTGGTCTGGGGATAGCAGATTGCAATCCAATTCAAAAGGGCGGACCATGTTATGATCCGGACACACTTGTATCTCATGCTTCTTATGCCTTTAACAACTACTACCAGCAGAATGGCAATTCAGATATCGCTTGCAATTTCGGAGGAACCGCCACTCTAGTTAAAAATGATCCCA GTTATGGAAAATGCCTCTACTCTTCATCTGG ATCTGTGGCCTCTTCTGGCCCGCGGATTTCAATATACGAACGGAGCATCATTTGGTGGAAATTTGCTGCAATTTTGCTGCTTTTGTACTGGAGAAGCTTATGA
- the LOC120003092 gene encoding photosystem I reaction center subunit psaK, chloroplastic-like, with amino-acid sequence MATSVMTGLPQFNGLRPKFPATAAPAQTMAAVKPIRHRRNGALVTRCDFIGSPTNLIMVTSTTLMLFAGRFGLAPSANKKATAGLRLEVRDSGLQTEDPAGFTLADTLACGVVGHIIGVGVVLGLKNTGVL; translated from the exons ATGGCAACCAGTGTGATGACCGGTCTCCCACAATTCAATGGTCTCAGACCCAAATTCCCAGCAACAGCAGCCCCAGCGCAGACCATG GCTGCTGTGAAACCAATAAGGCATAGAAGAAATGGAGCATTGGTTACTCGCTGTGACTTCATTGGTTCACCCACTAATTTG ATCATGGTGACAAGCACCACATTGATGTTGTTTGCTGGGAGGTTTGGGTTGGCACCATCTGCAAACAAGAAGGCCACAGCAGGACTGAGGCTTGAAGTGAGGGACTCTGGCTTGCAAACTGAAGACCCTGCTGGTTTCACACTTGCTGATACTTTGGCTTGTGGTGTTGTTGGTCACATTATTGGTGTTGGGGTTGTTCTTGGCCTTAAAAACACTGGTGTTCTCTAA
- the LOC119991635 gene encoding glucan endo-1,3-beta-glucosidase 13-like isoform X2 — protein sequence MRKSTVVLLCLFLLECYLARGEVLQVKADAAIPVTALSPPEGNTSFLDGTTWCVALAGVSQIDLQNALDWACGLGIADCNPIQKGGPCYDPDTLVSHASYAFNNYYQQNGNSDIACNFGGTATLVKNDPSYGKCLYSSSGSVASSGPRISIYERSIIWWKFAAILLLLYWRSL from the exons ATGAGAAAGAGCACAGTTGTTTTGTTGTGCCTATTTTTGCTGGAATGCTATCTGG CAAGGGGAGAAGTGTTGCAAGTGAAGGCAGATGCAGCAATTCCAGTAACGGCACTATCACCTCCGGAAGGGAACACTAGTTTCTTGGATGGCACAACATGGTGTGTGGCACTAGCAGGTGTCTCTCAAATTGATTTGCAGAATGCATTAGACTGGGCTTGTGGTCTGGGGATAGCAGATTGCAATCCAATTCAAAAGGGCGGACCATGTTATGATCCGGACACACTTGTATCTCATGCTTCTTATGCCTTTAACAACTACTACCAGCAGAATGGCAATTCAGATATCGCTTGCAATTTCGGAGGAACCGCCACTCTAGTTAAAAATGATCCCA GTTATGGAAAATGCCTCTACTCTTCATCTGG ATCTGTGGCCTCTTCTGGCCCGCGGATTTCAATATACGAACGGAGCATCATTTGGTGGAAATTTGCTGCAATTTTGCTGCTTTTGTACTGGAGAAGCTTATGA
- the LOC119990856 gene encoding F-box protein SKIP19-like: protein MEGDLKPNLSDESQYRNWLALPNEITSTILQRLGAVGILKSAQYVCVAWRNISKDPSMWRSIDMRDHGDFWNMDFRLEKMCFLAIDRSCGNLVDISIQDFGSDELLKHIANSASGLKRLQLVSCLGMTDDGLSELAAKVPMLEELDLSHCSFSGRAVEAVGRCCPLLKSLKLNCSWINCGHVECEKGARSIAGNMPGLHHLQIFGNKLTNIDLLAILDGCPHLESLDLRRCFNVEMAGSVAKRCAEQIKDLRSPYDSVYDYPFDIEIFDIDSFDEDYPAGFSEIDIVSDDDGHYEFSEGNDFSYYGDMDGVAFDYPSDLELPDVGSSDEDSPSEFSVD, encoded by the exons ATGGAGGGCGATTTAAAACCGAATCTATCCGATGAATCCCAGTATCGGAACTGGTTGGCGCTGCCGAACGAAATTACATCCACAATTCTACAGAGGCTTGGGGCAGTAGGTATCTTGAAGAGTGCACAGTATGTTTGCGTTGCGTGGCGCAACATCTCCAAGGACCCGTCCATGTGGCGCTCTATAGACATGCGCGATCACGGAGACTTCTGGAATATGGACTTCCGTCTCGAGAAGATGTGCTTCCTCGCCATTGACCGCAGCTGTGGCAACTTGGTCGATATCAGTATTCAGGACTTCGGCTCGGACGAACTACTCAAGCACATCGCCAACAG TGCCAGTGGGCTTAAACGACTTCAACTTGTATCTTGCCTTGGCATGACTGATGACGGATTGAGTGAGTTGGCTGCGAAGGTTCCGATGTTGGAAGAGCTAGACCTATCACACTGTTCATTTTCAGGACGAGCTGTAGAAGCTGTTGGACGCTGTTGCCCTCTTCTAAAATCTTTGAAACTAAATTGTAGTTGGATTAATTGTGGACATGTGGAGTGCGAGAAGGGGGCACGATCTATTGCAGGAAATATGCCTGGGCTACACCATCTTCAGATTTTTGGTAATAAGCTAACAAATATAGACCTTCTGGCAATCCTTGATGGTTGTCCACATCTTGAATCCCTGGACTTGCGCCGGTGTTTCAATGTTGAAATGGCAGGGAGTGTAGCAAAAAGATGTGCTGAACAGATCAAAGATTTGCGAAGTCCTTATGATTCCGTCTATGATTATCCCTTTGATATCGAAATTTTTGATATTGATTCTTTTGATGAAGACTACCCAGCTGGGTTTTCTGAGATTGACATAGTGTCGGACGATGATGGTCATTATGAATTTTCTGAAGGCAATGATTTTTCTTATTATGGGGACATGGACGGTGTCGCTTTTGATTATCCCTCTGATCTCGAACTTCCTGATGTTGGATCTTCTGATGAAGACTCCCCATCCGAGTTTTCTGTGGATTAA
- the LOC120003597 gene encoding hydroxyproline O-galactosyltransferase GALT2-like — protein MKRSKSEPSTVRRFRLSHLLFGIAAIYLLFLGFKFQHFLELAAMLSGDDSYVGLDGSMVGENEEVDLSKRFFGSAYKDTLHREVEDNQNHNAPLMPKKEHTGEEKRGPPRSIKPIQHKYGRITGEIMRQRNRTSDLSVLERMVDEAWTLGSKAWEEVEDFDIGDSGEGTMLEGKPESCPLWTSASGNELAAGERLMFLPCGLAAGSSITVVGTPHNAHQEYVPQLVRLRRRDGLVMVSQFMVELQGLKAVDGEDPPKILHLNPRLKGDWSQRPVIEHNTCYRMQWGAAQRCDGLPSKNDEDMLVDGYRRCEKWVRNDIVDPKESKTTSWFNRFIGREQKPELTWPFPFVERKLFILTLRAGVDGFHVHVGGRHLTSFPYRLGFTLQDATGLAIKGDVDVHSVYATALPTSHPSFSPQRVLEMSEKWKAHPLPKVPVRLFIGVLSATNHFAERMAVRKTWMQSSAIKSSHVAVRFFVALNQRKEVNAVLKKEAAYFGDIVILPFMDRYELVVLKTIAICEFGVQNVTAAYIMKCDDDTFVRVDSVLKEIGGISRNKSLYMGNLNLLHRPLRNGKWAVTYEEWPEEVYPPYANGPGYIISSNIAKFVGELHAKRGLRLFKMEDVSMGMWVEQFNGTIPVQYSHNWKFCQYGCMVDYYTAHYQSPRQMICLWDKLGRGQAQCCNFR, from the exons ATGAAGAGGTCAAAAAGTGAACCTTCTACTGTTAGGAGGTTCAGATTGTCACATTTGTTATTTGGTATAGCAGCAATATACTTACTATTCTTAGGATTTAAGTTTCAACATTTTCTAGAGCTTGCTGCAATGTTGAGTGGAGATGATAGTTATGTTGGATTGGATGGGTCTATGGTGGGGGAAAATGAAGAAGTGGATCTAAGCAAAAGATTCTTTGGTTCTGCCTATAAGGATACCTTACATCGGGAGGTAGAGGATAACCAGAACCATAACGCGCCACTTATGCCGAAAAAAGAACATACAGGTGAAGAAAAAAGGGGTCCTCCTAGGTCTATAAAGCCAATTCAGCACAAGTATGGTCGGATAACAGGTGAGATCATGAGGCAAAGAAATAGGACTAGTGATTTGTCGGTGCTTGAGAGAATGGTCGATGAGGCTTGGACATTGGGTTCAAAGGCATGGGAAGAAGTGGAAGATTTTGACATAGGGGATAGTGGAGAGGGTACTATGTTGGAGGGGAAGCCTGAGTCTTGTCCTTTGTGGACATCAGCGAGTGGGAATGAGTTGGCTGCTGGTGAGAGGCTTATGTTCCTTCCTTGCGGGCTTGCTGCAGGGTCCTCCATAACAGTGGTTGGAACGCCACACAATGCGCATCAAGAGTATGTGCCTCAACTTGTGAGATTGAGGAGGCGTGATGGTTTAGTTATGGTTTCTCAGTTTATGGTTGAATTGCAAGGATTGAAGGCAGTGGATGGGGAAGATCCTCCAAAAATTCTACATTTGAATCCTCGACTTAAAGGAGATTGGAGCCAGCGGCCTGTCATTGAGCACAATACCTGCTATCGGATGCAATGGGGGGCAGCTCAGAGGTGTGATGGCTTACCATCCAAGAATGATGAAGACATGCTGG TCGATGGATACCGTCGGTGTGAAAAATGGGTGCGAAACGATATTGTCGACCCAAAGGAGTCCAAGACGACCTCATGGTTCAATCGGTTTATAGGACGTGAACAGAAGCCCGAGTTGACTTGGCCATTTCCTTTTGTAGAGCGTAAACTGTTTATCCTGACTCTGCGTGCGGGGGTTGATGGATTCCATGTTCATGTCGGGGGTCgtcatttgacatcattcccaTACCGTCTG GGATTTACACTTCAAGATGCCACAGGTCTGGCAATTAAAGGGGATGTTGATGTTCATTCAGTTTATGCAACAGCTCTTCCCACTTCTCATCCAAGTTTCTCACCTCAGAGAGTACTGGAAATGTCGGAGAAGTGGAAAGCTCATCCTTTACCTAAGGTTCCTGTTCGACTTTTTATTGGGGTTCTCTCTGCTACTAATCATTTTGCGGAACGCATGGCAGTTAGAAAAACTTGGATGCAGTCCTCGGCCATCAAATCTTCACATGTAGCAGTTCGATTCTTTGTTGCATTA AATCAAAGGAAGGAGGTTAATGCGGTGCTCAAGAAGGAGGCCGCTTATTTTGGTGATATTGTCATTTTGCCCTTTATGGATCGCTATGAGCTCGTAGTGCTTAAAACTATTGCCATCTGCGAGTTTGGG GTTCAAAATGTGACGGCTGCATATATTATGAAATGTGATGATGACACATTTGTTAGAGTGGACAGTGTCCTCAAAGAAATTGGAGGCATCTCTCGGAACAAGTCCCTGTATATGGGCAATCTCAATCTCTTGCATCGCCCTCTTAGAAATGGAAAATGGGCAGTCACTTATGAG GAATGGCCGGAGGAAGTTTATCCACCATACGCCAATGGGCCTGGATATATTATTTCCAGCAATATAGCTAAATTTGTTGGAGAGCTACATGCTAAAAGGGGCCTCAGG CTTTTTAAAATGGAGGATGTGAGTATGGGAATGTGGGTTGAACAATTTAATGGTACCATTCCAGTCCAGTACTCCCATAACTGGAAATTTTGTCAGTATGGTTGCATGGTGGACTACTACACTGCTCATTACCAATCGCCAAGGCAGATGATATGTCTTTGGGATAAGTTGGGTAGGGGTCAGGCTCAGTGCTGCAACTTTAGATGA